A portion of the Gasterosteus aculeatus chromosome 12, fGasAcu3.hap1.1, whole genome shotgun sequence genome contains these proteins:
- the sh2d7 gene encoding uncharacterized protein sh2d7: MEKMRAEDGGQRELVHRWFTETQAPLFLRDGTFPDWFKGFAARRETEDLLSDKAPGCFLIRLSDRAIGYILSYKGSDRCRHFVITQNPAGQFVIAGDSQPHGSLGELIEHYRLSPIQPFGEHLTSSWSEVSAGDADELYDVVNYRAKETPGLSVRALRTLWDQKHDLHGNHGAVEQSDAAAAAVGPPALPTKLKSRRLTGTVSLSQDVPSVQKRGLLPGLSLRGSLPDTTPQTQTDPGGSEGIRKNMSPMASPDGDSFFWLYSEIRSTSLPTLRHGSVEEEEDTLPPPAPKPHSTAPLKKTTCLTYSVHQPASGSGPGGSEQPGAESMRSNPLYQTSAGPGPAQPRGATYAEVPRIPAPTGLPENTYERIPDEAVQGNTYESLEDVKNKSQSNWGKNYGKLKKFLPDHKKK; this comes from the exons ATGGAGAAGATGCGGGCGGAGGACGGGGGCCAGAGGGAGCTGGTGCACAGGTGGTTCACGGAGACGCAGGCGCCGCTCTTCCTGCGCGACGGGACCTTCCCCGACTGGTTCAAGGGCTTCGCGGCCCGAAG GGAGACGGAGGATCTACTCAGCGATAAAGCTCCGGGCTGTTTCCTCATCCGCCTCAGTGACCGAGCCATCGGCTACATCCTGTCCTACAA GGGCAGCGACCGGTGCCGCCATTTCGTCATCACCCAGAACCCGGCGGGACAGTTTGTGATAGCGGGAGACAGTCAGCCGCACGGAAGCCTCGGTGAGCTGATTGAGCATTACAGGCTGAGCCCCATCCAGCCCTTCGGAGAGCACCTGACCTCCAGCTGGTCCGAG GTGAGCGCAGGTGACGCAGACGAGCTGTATGACGTGGTGAATTACCGCGCCAAAGAGACGCCCGGGCTCAGCGTCCGAGCTCTGCGGACTCTGTGGGACCAGAAGCACGATCTCCACGGCAACCACGGCGCTGTGGAGCAAAGCGacgccgcggcggcggcggtcggACCCCCCGCCCTGCCGACTAAACTCAAAAGCAGGAGGCTGACGGGGACGGTGTCCCTCTCGCAG GATGTTCCTTCAGTTCAAAAGAGAGGCCTTCTCCCAGGGCTCTCCCTGAGAGGCTCTCTGCCCGACACAACACCGCAAACCCAGACCGAcccgggggggtcagagggaaTCCGGAAAAACATGAGTCCAATGGCATCGCCCGACGGAGACTCCTTCTTCTGGCTTTATTCCGAGATCAGGAGCACATCTCTGCCGACGCTGAGACACGgcagcgtggaggaggaggaggacacgctCCCTCCACCCGCACCAAAACCTCACTCAACAGCTCCTCTGAAGAAGACCACCTGTCTCACCTACTCCGTCCACCAGCCCGCATCCGGCTCCGGGCCGGGCGGGTCGGAGCAGCCGGGTGCGGAGTCGATGCGGTCCAACCCGCTGTACCAGACCTCCGCCGGGCCCGGCCCTGCTCAGCCGAGGGGCGCCACGTACGCCGAGGTCCCCAGGATTCCGGCGCCCACCGGTTTGCCAGAGAACACCTACGAGCGGATCCCGGATGAGGCCGTCCAGGGGAACACCTACGAGTCCCTGGAGGACGTGAAGAACAAGTCCCAGTCCAACTGGGGGAAGAAC TATGGCAAATTGAAGAAATTCCTTCCTGATCAtaagaagaaatga
- the dapk2a gene encoding death-associated protein kinase 2a isoform X2 yields the protein MASSRGVRREEIEREVDILRQTQHANIVTLHDVYENRTDVVLILELVSGGELFDFLAQKESLSEEEATQFIKQILEGVNYLHAKKIAHFDLKPENIMLLDKNAPLPRIKLIDFGLAHKIEAGVEFKNIFGTPEFVAPEIVNYEPLGLEADMWSIGVITYILLSGASPFLGETKQDTLGNISAVNYEFDEEFFGHTSAPAKKFISQLLEEDKKKRLTIQDALNHPWIKPNEHKEESKAQEPKKRERRQLKTTRLREYTIKSHSSMPPNNTYVNFERFAQVVEDIDHMEGSFASLASAHDSLQEDIDATVSIYNEKEAWYKEESEGVRHELSQIRYEFRKVEALKRSLQDDMRAFGSGLGAISARYRERQSHFEALRLDLGNELKWVQDVMGSFPTDGGGGGGGYPGCSFSPVFNDDVNEALKELLNRSRGGELLTGINLDLEPGQQR from the exons ATGGCGAGCTCCCGCGGCGTGCGGCGGGAGGAGATCGAGCGGGAGGTGGACATCCTGCGGCAGACGCAGCACGCCAACATCGTCACGCTGCACGACGTCTACGAGAACCGCACCGACGTGGTGCTCATCCTGGAGCT GGTCTCTGGGGGGGAGCTCTTTGACTTCCTGGCCCAGAAGGAGTCTctgagcgaggaggaggccacTCAGTTCATCAAGCAAATCCTTGAGGGGGTCAACTACCTCCACGCCAAGAAAATAGCCCACTTCGATCTCAAG CCTGAAAACATTATGCTGCTGGACAAGAACGCGCCGTTGCCCAGAATCAAACTCATCGATTTCGGCCTCGCCCACAAGATCGAAGCCGGCGTCGAGTTTAAAAACATCTTCGGAACTCCTGAGTTTGTAG CGCCGGAGATCGTGAACTACGAGCCGCTGGGACTGGAGGCGGACATGTGGAGCATCGGCGTCATCACCTACATCTT GCTGAGCGGTGCGTCGCCCTTCCTCGGAGAGACCAAGCAGGACACGCTGGGCAACATCTCGGCCGTGAACTACGAGTTCGACGAGGAGTTCTTCGGCCACACCAGCGCGCCGGCCAAGAAGTTCATCAGCCAGCTGCTCGAGGAGGACAAGAA GAAAAGATTAACAATTCAAGATGCTCTTAATCACCCATGGATCAAG CCCAACGAGCACAAGGAGGAGAGCAAAGCTCAGGAACCCAAGAAGCGGGAGCGCCGCCAGCTGAAGACCACGCGCCTGAGGGAGTACACCATCAAGTCCCACTCCAGCATGCCGCCCAATAACACCTACGTCAACTTTGAGCGCTTTGCCCAGGTGGTGGAGGACATCGACCACATGGAGGGCTCCTTCGCCAGTCTCGCGTCGGCCCACGACtccctgcaggaggacatcGACGCCACGGTGTCCATCTACAACGAGAAGGAGGCTTGGTACAAGGAGGAGAGTGAAGGCGTCCGCCACGAGCTCTCGCAGATCCGCTACGAGTTCCGCAAGGTGGAGGCCCTCAAGAGGAGCCTGCAGGACGACATGCGGGCCTTCGGCTCCGGCCTCGGCGCCATCAGCGCCCGCTACCGCGAGCGGCAGAGCCACTTTGAGGCGCTGCGCCTGGACCTCGGCAACGAGCTGAAGTGGGTGCAGGACGTGATGGGTTCTTTCCCCACggacggaggaggcggaggaggcggttACCCCGGATGCAGCTTCTCCCCCGTCTTCAATGACGACGTGAACGAAGccctgaaggagctgctgaaCCGCTCCCGTGGAGGAGAGCTGCTGACCGGGATCAACCTGGACCTTGAACCTGGACAACAGAGATGA
- the dapk2a gene encoding death-associated protein kinase 2a isoform X1, with amino-acid sequence MDSFKQQRVEDFYQIGEELGSGQFAIVKQCREKSSGLEFAAKFIKKRQSMASSRGVRREEIEREVDILRQTQHANIVTLHDVYENRTDVVLILELVSGGELFDFLAQKESLSEEEATQFIKQILEGVNYLHAKKIAHFDLKPENIMLLDKNAPLPRIKLIDFGLAHKIEAGVEFKNIFGTPEFVAPEIVNYEPLGLEADMWSIGVITYILLSGASPFLGETKQDTLGNISAVNYEFDEEFFGHTSAPAKKFISQLLEEDKKKRLTIQDALNHPWIKPNEHKEESKAQEPKKRERRQLKTTRLREYTIKSHSSMPPNNTYVNFERFAQVVEDIDHMEGSFASLASAHDSLQEDIDATVSIYNEKEAWYKEESEGVRHELSQIRYEFRKVEALKRSLQDDMRAFGSGLGAISARYRERQSHFEALRLDLGNELKWVQDVMGSFPTDGGGGGGGYPGCSFSPVFNDDVNEALKELLNRSRGGELLTGINLDLEPGQQR; translated from the exons ATGGACTCATTCAAACAGCAGAGAGTGGAGGACTTCTATCAAATTGGTGAAGAGTTGGGAAG CGGGCAGTTTGCCATCGTCAAGCAATGCAGAGAGAAAAGCTCGGGTTTGGAATTCGCCGCCAAGTTCATCAAGAAGCGGCAGAGCATGGCGAGCTCCCGCGGCGTGCGGCGGGAGGAGATCGAGCGGGAGGTGGACATCCTGCGGCAGACGCAGCACGCCAACATCGTCACGCTGCACGACGTCTACGAGAACCGCACCGACGTGGTGCTCATCCTGGAGCT GGTCTCTGGGGGGGAGCTCTTTGACTTCCTGGCCCAGAAGGAGTCTctgagcgaggaggaggccacTCAGTTCATCAAGCAAATCCTTGAGGGGGTCAACTACCTCCACGCCAAGAAAATAGCCCACTTCGATCTCAAG CCTGAAAACATTATGCTGCTGGACAAGAACGCGCCGTTGCCCAGAATCAAACTCATCGATTTCGGCCTCGCCCACAAGATCGAAGCCGGCGTCGAGTTTAAAAACATCTTCGGAACTCCTGAGTTTGTAG CGCCGGAGATCGTGAACTACGAGCCGCTGGGACTGGAGGCGGACATGTGGAGCATCGGCGTCATCACCTACATCTT GCTGAGCGGTGCGTCGCCCTTCCTCGGAGAGACCAAGCAGGACACGCTGGGCAACATCTCGGCCGTGAACTACGAGTTCGACGAGGAGTTCTTCGGCCACACCAGCGCGCCGGCCAAGAAGTTCATCAGCCAGCTGCTCGAGGAGGACAAGAA GAAAAGATTAACAATTCAAGATGCTCTTAATCACCCATGGATCAAG CCCAACGAGCACAAGGAGGAGAGCAAAGCTCAGGAACCCAAGAAGCGGGAGCGCCGCCAGCTGAAGACCACGCGCCTGAGGGAGTACACCATCAAGTCCCACTCCAGCATGCCGCCCAATAACACCTACGTCAACTTTGAGCGCTTTGCCCAGGTGGTGGAGGACATCGACCACATGGAGGGCTCCTTCGCCAGTCTCGCGTCGGCCCACGACtccctgcaggaggacatcGACGCCACGGTGTCCATCTACAACGAGAAGGAGGCTTGGTACAAGGAGGAGAGTGAAGGCGTCCGCCACGAGCTCTCGCAGATCCGCTACGAGTTCCGCAAGGTGGAGGCCCTCAAGAGGAGCCTGCAGGACGACATGCGGGCCTTCGGCTCCGGCCTCGGCGCCATCAGCGCCCGCTACCGCGAGCGGCAGAGCCACTTTGAGGCGCTGCGCCTGGACCTCGGCAACGAGCTGAAGTGGGTGCAGGACGTGATGGGTTCTTTCCCCACggacggaggaggcggaggaggcggttACCCCGGATGCAGCTTCTCCCCCGTCTTCAATGACGACGTGAACGAAGccctgaaggagctgctgaaCCGCTCCCGTGGAGGAGAGCTGCTGACCGGGATCAACCTGGACCTTGAACCTGGACAACAGAGATGA